In a genomic window of Maricaulis maris MCS10:
- a CDS encoding acyl-CoA thioesterase has protein sequence MDDTGSFLSGIIGADQAVAGEGMGCVSFETAFLRRIEPGPADIDELGHVNNVVYLRWVQDIAITHWHAVAPDDMVGGEVWVALKHTIEYRDPILPGEVAEIRTWLGRPHGPRFDRHVDIRKPSAKRFSARATTEWCRINRDSRRPMRIGEDVMAAFGLVGAELG, from the coding sequence ATGGACGACACCGGCAGTTTCCTCTCCGGCATCATCGGGGCTGACCAGGCGGTCGCGGGCGAGGGCATGGGCTGCGTCTCCTTCGAGACCGCCTTCCTGCGCCGGATCGAACCGGGGCCGGCCGATATCGACGAGCTCGGCCATGTCAATAATGTCGTCTATCTGCGCTGGGTCCAGGATATCGCTATTACGCATTGGCATGCCGTCGCCCCGGACGACATGGTCGGCGGCGAGGTCTGGGTGGCGCTCAAACACACGATTGAATACCGCGACCCGATCCTGCCCGGCGAGGTCGCCGAAATCCGCACCTGGCTCGGCCGACCGCACGGTCCCCGCTTTGACCGTCATGTCGATATCCGCAAGCCCAGCGCCAAACGCTTCTCCGCTCGCGCCACCACGGAATGGTGCCGGATCAATCGCGACAGCCGCCGCCCGATGCGGATCGGTGAGGATGTGATGGCGGCGTTCGGCCTGGTCGGGGCTGAGTTGGGGTAA
- a CDS encoding malate/lactate/ureidoglycolate dehydrogenase, with protein sequence MNTPERRLDAPNLTAFCTAVLVRAGARVDDAECVARHLVEANLKGHDSHGVGILPAYAGHIRRGQVCLDADDTVLTDTTVLLRVDAGGGWGAPAGQRLIHQAGAKAKSGGLAAATLGNAHHLGRIGAYAEQASEAGLISMHFVNVTDHAPLVAPYRGSDARFGTNPVCIGFPATDTRPAFLLDIATSQIALGKARVAANKGLPVPAGSLIDKQGRPTTDPSGMSGFEIEGALTPLGKHKGYGLAFACELLAGVLGGAGTIQPDHPRSGGLKNSMFSILIDPDAFGDRAWMQAETDAMARYALASPPMDWDSPVLYPGDPERAIAGKRGKEGIPLDEVTIGQLNAAAEKLGVVERV encoded by the coding sequence ATGAATACCCCCGAACGACGCCTCGACGCCCCCAACCTGACCGCATTCTGCACGGCCGTGCTTGTCCGCGCCGGCGCTCGTGTCGATGACGCCGAATGCGTTGCCCGGCACCTCGTCGAGGCCAACCTCAAGGGCCATGACAGCCACGGAGTCGGCATCCTGCCTGCTTATGCCGGCCATATCCGGCGCGGACAGGTCTGCCTTGATGCCGACGATACCGTCCTGACCGACACCACCGTCCTGCTGCGGGTTGACGCCGGCGGCGGCTGGGGCGCTCCGGCCGGCCAGCGACTGATCCACCAGGCCGGCGCCAAGGCGAAGTCCGGCGGGCTGGCGGCGGCCACTCTCGGCAATGCCCATCATCTGGGCCGCATCGGCGCCTATGCCGAACAAGCCTCCGAGGCGGGCCTGATCTCGATGCACTTCGTCAATGTCACCGATCACGCCCCGCTGGTCGCCCCTTATCGCGGTTCCGACGCCCGTTTTGGCACCAATCCCGTCTGCATCGGATTTCCGGCGACAGACACGCGCCCGGCCTTCCTGCTCGACATCGCCACTAGCCAGATCGCCCTGGGCAAGGCCCGGGTCGCCGCCAACAAGGGCCTGCCCGTACCCGCCGGGTCGCTGATTGACAAACAGGGGCGACCGACGACAGATCCGTCGGGCATGAGCGGGTTCGAAATTGAGGGGGCCCTGACCCCGCTGGGCAAGCACAAGGGCTATGGCCTGGCCTTCGCCTGCGAATTGCTGGCCGGCGTGCTGGGCGGTGCCGGGACCATCCAGCCCGACCATCCCCGCTCGGGCGGCCTGAAAAACTCGATGTTCTCCATCCTGATCGACCCGGACGCCTTCGGCGACCGCGCCTGGATGCAGGCCGAGACCGACGCCATGGCCCGCTATGCCCTCGCCTCCCCGCCGATGGACTGGGACAGCCCCGTCCTCTATCCCGGCGACCCGGAACGCGCCATCGCCGGCAAACGCGGCAAGGAAGGCATCCCGCTGGATGAGGTTACGATCGGGCAATTGAATGCGGCTGCGGAAAAGCTGGGTGTGGTTGAGCGGGTCTGA
- a CDS encoding energy transducer TonB gives MKKTGTMILAAAMSAMAFTAAPALAQDRERTSVEAPEYPRGAERRGIEGYAVVEYTVAEDGSVAEATVVEAEPEGVFDRAVIRAIEGWSYAPAAAATAGMQQRFDFNLGG, from the coding sequence ATGAAAAAGACGGGAACCATGATTCTGGCGGCAGCAATGTCTGCCATGGCTTTCACAGCGGCACCGGCTCTGGCTCAGGACCGTGAACGTACGAGTGTGGAAGCGCCGGAATATCCGCGAGGCGCAGAGCGTCGCGGTATCGAAGGATACGCAGTGGTTGAGTATACGGTCGCCGAAGACGGTTCGGTTGCTGAAGCCACGGTTGTCGAAGCCGAGCCGGAAGGCGTGTTCGATCGCGCTGTGATCCGCGCCATTGAAGGCTGGTCTTATGCCCCGGCTGCAGCCGCAACCGCAGGTATGCAGCAGCGGTTCGACTTTAATCTCGGTGGCTAA
- a CDS encoding methyl-accepting chemotaxis protein produces the protein MNSVLGNILSKTTSIRVRLLAAFALTSVMTLVAAIVGVTGFNSANYAVEQIADRAIPETQSVDALSEQSVGLSEALSVFAASTTVEARLDNYNRVVGYRNSLDEELRQLEALSGVGETAALRSAVADLNELVESMNEVVERRLQIRDRRWAATNDARNARAALSSSVEGALDSSDEADIESLLRALLSANQMLIQYNEVDTAATTGEVDVILDRWDEAAGELDVNFAILGSIVTDVMQTQADNLINFGDGDNGIFELRKSELAAVAAAEVVAEEARMSAEALLSSVQAFKAQVAERVVDATSAADTAVITGRILLIAIAAIGLVVAAAIGFFYVNNMLLKRLSAMARTMGALAEGNSDVNLGFTPGKDEIGDMARSVDVFRANAIERARLEAETEEERRMKEKRSAAIESLIQVFEQASGDALGQVGEAATRMETAARAMSSTAAATTGKSAAVAQASEGASQNVQTVAAAAEEMVSSIGEISQQISRSTEIANSAVDQVEQTNGDVQRLDDAAKSIDNIVSLINDIAEQTNLLALNATIEAARAGEAGKGFAVVASEVKALASQTGAATQNISEHINGIQGATAKAVEAMSSIGGTIHEMSEIATAIAAAMEEQRAAAGEITRSAQEAADGTSEVFTNIQEVDQATSETGESAGEVLEASLAVSRQSDTLKSAVEQFLTEVRAA, from the coding sequence ATGAATTCTGTGCTTGGAAATATCCTCAGCAAAACGACCAGTATCCGGGTCCGGCTGCTTGCGGCTTTCGCCCTGACTTCGGTGATGACGCTGGTTGCGGCCATCGTCGGTGTCACCGGCTTCAATTCGGCGAATTACGCCGTTGAGCAGATCGCTGACCGCGCCATCCCGGAAACCCAGTCAGTCGACGCCCTGTCGGAACAAAGTGTCGGCCTGAGCGAGGCTTTGAGTGTCTTCGCAGCCTCGACCACGGTTGAAGCGCGGCTGGACAACTACAACCGCGTTGTCGGCTATCGCAATTCTCTTGACGAAGAGCTCCGGCAGCTCGAAGCCCTGTCCGGTGTCGGTGAAACCGCCGCCCTGCGCAGCGCCGTCGCCGATCTCAATGAACTCGTCGAAAGCATGAATGAGGTGGTCGAGCGCCGCCTGCAGATCCGCGACCGCCGCTGGGCTGCCACCAATGATGCCCGCAATGCCCGCGCCGCCCTGTCCTCCAGCGTCGAAGGCGCGCTGGACTCGAGTGATGAGGCTGACATTGAAAGCCTCCTGCGTGCCTTGCTGTCGGCCAACCAAATGCTGATCCAGTACAATGAAGTCGATACCGCCGCCACGACTGGTGAAGTCGATGTCATTCTCGATCGCTGGGATGAGGCAGCCGGCGAGCTGGATGTCAATTTCGCCATCCTTGGATCGATCGTGACCGATGTCATGCAGACCCAGGCCGATAACCTGATCAATTTCGGCGATGGCGATAACGGCATCTTCGAACTCCGCAAGAGTGAACTGGCTGCTGTGGCTGCCGCTGAAGTGGTGGCCGAGGAAGCCCGCATGTCGGCGGAAGCGCTGCTCTCCAGCGTCCAGGCCTTCAAGGCACAGGTCGCCGAGCGGGTCGTCGATGCGACCTCCGCGGCCGATACAGCTGTCATCACCGGCCGCATCCTGCTCATCGCGATCGCCGCAATCGGCCTCGTGGTCGCTGCTGCCATCGGCTTCTTCTACGTCAACAACATGCTGCTCAAGCGCCTCAGCGCCATGGCTCGCACCATGGGTGCGCTGGCCGAGGGCAATAGCGACGTCAATCTCGGCTTCACGCCAGGCAAGGACGAGATCGGCGACATGGCGCGCTCGGTCGATGTGTTCCGGGCCAATGCCATTGAACGGGCCCGCCTCGAGGCGGAGACCGAAGAAGAGCGCCGCATGAAGGAAAAGCGGTCCGCAGCCATCGAGAGCCTGATCCAGGTCTTCGAACAGGCATCGGGCGATGCCCTTGGCCAGGTTGGCGAAGCGGCAACCCGCATGGAAACAGCGGCCCGGGCGATGAGCTCGACGGCTGCTGCGACCACCGGCAAGTCCGCCGCTGTGGCCCAGGCCTCCGAAGGCGCGTCCCAGAACGTCCAGACCGTGGCCGCTGCGGCTGAGGAAATGGTCTCCTCGATCGGTGAGATCTCGCAGCAGATTTCCCGCTCGACCGAGATTGCCAATTCTGCCGTCGACCAGGTCGAACAGACCAATGGCGACGTCCAGCGGCTCGATGATGCGGCCAAGTCGATCGATAATATCGTCAGCCTGATCAATGACATTGCCGAGCAGACAAACCTGCTGGCCCTGAACGCCACCATCGAGGCGGCGCGCGCCGGGGAGGCCGGCAAGGGCTTCGCGGTTGTGGCCTCGGAAGTGAAGGCCTTGGCCAGCCAAACCGGTGCAGCCACGCAGAACATCTCCGAGCACATCAACGGCATCCAGGGCGCAACCGCCAAGGCTGTCGAGGCGATGTCCTCAATCGGTGGCACAATCCACGAGATGAGCGAGATTGCCACGGCCATCGCCGCCGCGATGGAAGAGCAACGCGCGGCAGCCGGCGAGATCACCCGCTCGGCCCAGGAAGCGGCTGACGGCACCAGTGAGGTCTTCACCAACATCCAGGAAGTCGACCAGGCAACCTCGGAAACCGGTGAAAGCGCCGGTGAGGTTCTCGAAGCATCACTGGCCGTGTCCCGTCAGTCTGACACGCTCAAATCGGCGGTCGAACAATTCCTCACGGAAGTTCGCGCAGCCTGA
- a CDS encoding ATP-binding protein yields MVGLVRDVLVASPAVSPQATGGEVYEHFSDDPNLIVLPVVEGTQPVGLVTRDQFFVRMANRHGRALYERRPITFAMNKNPLVVETRTPLSELNSQILRDSPAALMEGFIATRNGDYAGVGTTLELFRFIAQESADKNHRLSALAEQLGRARLEALAASKAKSDFLATMSHEIRTPLNGVLGVTQLLQATTLDAEQAEFVRVIDDSGKILLRLLNDILDLSKIEAGKMELEVTPFRPSTLVRDAQTLWSAQAREKGIAFSIEADCDEDAQYEGDPVRIKQLLFNLISNGIKFTQSGSVAVRMQFLPLGRRRNVMRVEVVDTGCGIPDTALRELFSAFKQADVATNRLHGGTGLGLAICRRLAELMGGSVDVTSRPGEGSKFWFDIPLKSVTTAPQTVSAATCNTAPATVLPACNILVAEDNPTNQAVARGFLKLRGLSADFVENGQAAIDAVKLRDYSLILMDMEMPVMDGLAASQTIRSLGSPSGRIPIVALTANAVGQAERRCIDAGMDDFITKPIVRADLDRILDKYLLRGASTAPVSNKAPQGHATRRLA; encoded by the coding sequence ATGGTTGGCTTGGTTCGAGATGTCCTTGTCGCGTCGCCGGCGGTTTCGCCGCAGGCGACCGGCGGGGAAGTTTATGAGCACTTCTCCGACGACCCAAACCTGATCGTCCTGCCTGTCGTTGAGGGCACGCAGCCTGTCGGACTGGTGACGCGCGACCAATTCTTCGTTCGCATGGCAAACCGCCATGGTCGCGCCCTGTATGAACGCCGCCCGATCACCTTCGCAATGAACAAGAACCCGCTGGTCGTCGAGACCCGAACGCCGCTGAGTGAGCTGAACTCGCAAATCCTGCGCGACTCCCCCGCAGCCTTGATGGAAGGCTTCATCGCCACGCGAAACGGTGACTATGCCGGCGTCGGGACAACGCTGGAACTGTTCCGCTTCATCGCCCAGGAAAGCGCCGACAAGAATCATCGCCTCTCGGCCCTGGCAGAACAGCTTGGCCGGGCCAGGCTTGAAGCACTTGCCGCCTCGAAGGCCAAGTCGGACTTTCTGGCCACCATGAGCCATGAAATCCGGACACCATTGAATGGCGTGCTCGGAGTGACGCAATTGCTCCAGGCGACAACACTCGATGCCGAACAAGCCGAGTTCGTCCGGGTGATCGACGACAGCGGCAAAATCCTGCTCCGGCTTCTCAACGACATTCTCGACCTGTCAAAAATTGAAGCCGGCAAGATGGAGTTGGAGGTCACCCCGTTCAGACCCTCGACACTGGTTCGCGACGCGCAGACGCTCTGGTCGGCACAGGCCCGCGAGAAGGGAATCGCGTTTTCAATCGAGGCCGACTGCGACGAGGATGCGCAATACGAGGGTGATCCCGTCCGGATCAAACAATTGCTGTTCAATCTCATCAGCAATGGAATCAAATTCACCCAGTCCGGCAGCGTCGCAGTCCGCATGCAATTCCTGCCCTTGGGCCGCCGCCGCAATGTGATGCGGGTCGAGGTGGTCGATACAGGTTGCGGAATACCGGACACGGCCCTGCGCGAATTGTTTTCCGCTTTCAAACAGGCTGATGTTGCGACCAACCGCCTGCATGGCGGAACCGGGCTTGGCCTGGCAATTTGCAGGCGCCTTGCCGAACTCATGGGAGGGTCGGTGGACGTTACCAGCCGCCCCGGTGAAGGCTCGAAATTCTGGTTCGACATTCCATTGAAATCGGTCACGACAGCGCCGCAGACAGTCTCGGCTGCGACTTGCAATACTGCGCCTGCGACCGTCCTGCCCGCCTGCAATATTCTGGTCGCCGAGGACAATCCCACAAATCAGGCGGTCGCTCGGGGCTTCCTCAAGCTGAGGGGGCTGTCTGCGGACTTCGTCGAGAACGGACAAGCCGCTATCGATGCGGTCAAGCTGCGCGATTACTCGCTGATCCTCATGGATATGGAAATGCCGGTCATGGACGGCCTGGCCGCCAGCCAGACGATCCGGTCACTCGGAAGCCCGTCCGGCCGCATTCCGATCGTCGCCCTGACGGCCAATGCCGTGGGTCAGGCCGAGCGACGTTGTATCGATGCCGGAATGGACGACTTCATCACCAAGCCGATCGTCCGCGCCGATCTTGACCGGATTCTCGACAAGTATTTGCTGCGCGGCGCGTCTACGGCGCCGGTATCAAACAAGGCGCCACAAGGCCATGCCACGCGCAGGCTGGCTTGA
- the cutA gene encoding divalent-cation tolerance protein CutA yields MHSVCLIYTCWPDTGSAEAAAARLLDENLCACVNILPGMVSLYRWQGKVERAGECVALFKTTTEAAPKLTQRLADLHPYDEPAILCLPVDGELSASGFVDWIATQAGSA; encoded by the coding sequence ATGCACAGCGTTTGCCTGATCTACACCTGCTGGCCCGACACCGGCAGCGCCGAAGCGGCAGCGGCCCGGCTTCTGGACGAAAACCTGTGCGCCTGCGTCAACATCCTGCCGGGAATGGTCAGCCTCTATCGCTGGCAGGGCAAAGTCGAACGGGCCGGTGAATGCGTCGCCTTGTTCAAGACCACAACCGAGGCAGCGCCAAAGCTCACGCAACGCCTTGCTGACCTCCACCCCTATGATGAACCGGCCATACTGTGTTTGCCGGTGGATGGTGAGCTGAGCGCATCCGGCTTTGTCGACTGGATCGCCACGCAAGCGGGTTCCGCGTGA
- the queC gene encoding 7-cyano-7-deazaguanine synthase QueC, whose product MTDTSTPDHANRTALVLFSGGQDSATCLAWALQRYARVETVGFDYGQRHHVEMTARERVRSGLAASFPHWGDRLGEDFVIDLAGYGAIADSALTADRAIEMQANGLPSTFVPGRNLVFLTVASALAYRRGHGVLVGGMCETDFSGYPDCRRNTIDAMQTALGLGLEMAVEIATPLMHLDKAATWALAHQLGGDALIGLIEEDSHTCYRGERGKRHAWGYGCGDCPACELRANGHAAWQNSVPA is encoded by the coding sequence ATGACAGACACCTCCACCCCCGATCACGCCAACCGGACGGCTCTGGTCCTTTTTTCCGGCGGCCAGGATTCCGCCACCTGTCTCGCCTGGGCGCTGCAGCGCTATGCACGGGTCGAGACAGTGGGATTTGACTATGGCCAGCGCCACCATGTCGAGATGACAGCCCGTGAGCGGGTGCGGTCAGGGCTGGCCGCGAGCTTCCCTCATTGGGGCGACAGGCTGGGCGAGGATTTCGTCATTGATCTGGCCGGCTATGGGGCCATTGCCGACAGCGCCCTGACCGCAGACCGCGCCATCGAGATGCAGGCCAATGGTTTGCCGAGCACATTTGTTCCGGGCCGCAACCTGGTTTTCCTCACAGTGGCCTCTGCGTTGGCCTACCGGCGCGGTCATGGCGTGCTTGTGGGCGGGATGTGCGAGACCGATTTTTCCGGCTATCCGGATTGCCGCCGCAATACGATCGATGCGATGCAAACGGCCCTTGGCCTAGGTCTGGAGATGGCGGTGGAGATCGCAACACCGCTCATGCATCTCGACAAGGCGGCGACCTGGGCACTGGCACATCAATTGGGCGGCGATGCCCTGATCGGATTGATCGAGGAAGACAGTCACACCTGCTATCGCGGTGAGCGCGGTAAACGTCATGCCTGGGGCTATGGCTGCGGCGACTGTCCGGCCTGTGAGTTGCGCGCCAACGGGCATGCCGCCTGGCAGAACTCGGTGCCGGCATGA
- the queE gene encoding 7-carboxy-7-deazaguanine synthase, whose protein sequence is MSYSVKERFLTVQGEGAQAGRPAVFLRFSGCNLWSGREQDRHKAVCNFCDTDFVGMDGPGGGRFKTAVSLVDAVAELWPGGGRPLVVCTGGEPLLQLDTSLIDALHARGFEIAVETNGTVRAPDGIDWITVSPKGTAPVVQTSGHELKLVYPQPELDPTAFEDWDFKRFSLQPMDGPQMMENAQAAFDYCLAHPQWSLSLQTHKWIGAP, encoded by the coding sequence ATGAGCTATTCGGTCAAGGAACGCTTCCTCACGGTGCAGGGCGAAGGCGCCCAGGCCGGCCGCCCGGCGGTCTTCCTGCGTTTTTCCGGCTGTAATCTCTGGTCCGGGCGCGAGCAGGACCGGCACAAGGCGGTGTGCAATTTCTGCGACACGGATTTCGTCGGCATGGATGGACCCGGCGGTGGTCGTTTCAAGACCGCCGTCAGCCTGGTTGATGCCGTCGCCGAGCTCTGGCCGGGCGGCGGGCGACCGCTCGTCGTCTGCACGGGTGGCGAGCCGCTATTGCAGCTCGACACGTCGTTGATCGACGCTTTGCACGCCCGCGGGTTCGAGATCGCCGTGGAAACCAACGGCACGGTCAGGGCGCCGGACGGGATCGACTGGATCACGGTCAGCCCGAAAGGTACGGCGCCCGTGGTCCAGACGTCCGGGCATGAGCTCAAGCTCGTCTATCCGCAGCCGGAACTCGATCCGACGGCGTTCGAGGACTGGGACTTCAAGCGTTTCTCGCTGCAGCCCATGGACGGGCCGCAGATGATGGAAAACGCCCAGGCGGCCTTCGACTATTGCCTGGCGCACCCCCAGTGGTCGCTGTCATTGCAGACCCACAAATGGATCGGCGCACCCTGA
- a CDS encoding glutamine amidotransferase, with the protein MSAPVSLPLSATVSALDFAPLLPWTVIGGLTGIALLAIAAGGAQKLSGWIWRTLAVGLIALVLANPSLVEEERDPLPDVAVLVTDTSASMTVGGRREAAEEMAQALRREAENDPLLDLIEVEAGETADGTMLFDGVNAALASAPPDRLAGVVLVTDGQVHDAPLDADAINVDAPIHHVMTGDRSAGDRRLVIEEAPRYGIVGQTVAFVIRVEDDAMQGTAAVAFRFEGGDPQVFPIEIGRSTRVEVPVERRGQNVIEAEVEAGPQELSLINNRAAVSVSGVRDRLRVLLVTGEPHNGARAWRDLLKSDPSVDLVHFTILRPPDRRDSTPVDELALIGFPVQELFVERLSEFDLVIFDRYRRRNIMPPLYFDYIARYVENGGALLVTAGPPFAGAPSLYRTPLAAVLPVRPTGYITETPFTPEPTDTGLRHPVTAGLAGGGETPQWGRWLRHIHGTALGGETLLQTPDGNPLLVVQRSGQGRAAIVMSDQTWLWSRGFEGGGPYAEMFRRVAHWLMREPELDEERLTAFATDGELQINRVTLADTPPPLQLTWPDGRQDVVTMTEAEGEPGHFAARVPASGSGLVRLRSGDLTTVAALGPINPLEYADLRPIADVLDPFVEATGGGLFAIGDGPDAALPGLRRTRASADQAGRSWLGLQRNERYVVRASTRIPLLPGLLLVMLILTMLGLGWWREGR; encoded by the coding sequence ATGAGTGCGCCCGTGAGCCTGCCGCTGAGTGCGACCGTTTCGGCGCTGGATTTTGCACCCTTGCTGCCCTGGACCGTGATTGGCGGCCTGACAGGCATTGCCCTGTTGGCGATTGCCGCTGGCGGCGCCCAGAAACTGTCCGGCTGGATCTGGCGCACGCTGGCCGTCGGCCTGATCGCCCTGGTGCTGGCCAATCCCTCGCTGGTCGAGGAAGAGCGTGACCCGCTGCCGGATGTCGCCGTGCTGGTCACCGACACCTCCGCGTCGATGACGGTCGGCGGTCGTCGCGAGGCGGCAGAGGAAATGGCCCAGGCACTGCGCCGCGAAGCCGAAAACGACCCCCTGCTCGATCTGATCGAGGTCGAAGCCGGCGAGACCGCCGACGGCACCATGTTGTTCGATGGCGTCAATGCCGCCCTGGCGAGCGCGCCGCCGGACCGGCTGGCCGGTGTCGTGCTGGTCACCGATGGCCAGGTGCATGACGCACCACTGGACGCCGATGCGATCAATGTCGACGCCCCGATCCACCATGTCATGACCGGTGACCGCTCTGCCGGCGACCGCCGCCTGGTGATCGAGGAAGCGCCGCGCTACGGCATTGTCGGCCAGACCGTCGCCTTCGTGATCCGGGTCGAGGATGACGCCATGCAGGGCACGGCCGCCGTCGCCTTCCGCTTTGAGGGCGGCGACCCGCAAGTCTTCCCGATCGAGATCGGTCGTTCGACACGGGTCGAGGTTCCGGTCGAGCGCCGCGGCCAGAATGTCATCGAAGCCGAGGTCGAGGCCGGACCGCAGGAATTGTCACTGATCAACAACCGCGCCGCGGTCTCGGTCAGCGGTGTGCGCGACCGTTTGCGGGTCTTGCTGGTCACCGGTGAACCCCATAACGGAGCCCGCGCCTGGCGCGACCTGTTGAAGTCCGACCCGTCGGTTGACCTGGTCCATTTCACCATTCTGAGACCACCGGACCGTCGCGACTCGACCCCGGTCGACGAGCTGGCCCTGATCGGCTTTCCGGTGCAGGAGCTGTTCGTTGAACGCCTGAGCGAGTTCGACCTGGTGATCTTCGACCGCTATCGCCGTCGCAATATCATGCCGCCGCTCTATTTCGACTATATCGCCCGCTACGTCGAAAACGGTGGCGCGCTACTGGTCACCGCCGGTCCACCCTTTGCCGGGGCACCGAGCCTTTACCGCACGCCGCTGGCGGCTGTCCTGCCGGTTCGCCCGACCGGATACATCACTGAAACCCCGTTCACGCCCGAGCCGACCGACACCGGCTTGCGTCACCCTGTGACGGCCGGCCTGGCCGGTGGTGGAGAAACGCCGCAATGGGGTCGCTGGTTGCGCCATATCCACGGCACGGCCCTTGGCGGCGAGACGCTGCTGCAAACGCCAGATGGCAATCCGCTGCTGGTCGTCCAACGCTCGGGCCAGGGACGGGCCGCGATCGTCATGTCCGACCAGACCTGGTTGTGGTCGCGCGGCTTTGAAGGCGGTGGTCCCTATGCCGAGATGTTCCGCCGGGTCGCCCATTGGTTGATGCGGGAACCGGAACTGGACGAGGAACGCCTGACGGCCTTTGCCACCGATGGCGAGCTTCAGATCAATCGCGTCACCTTGGCCGACACCCCGCCACCCTTGCAACTGACCTGGCCCGACGGTCGCCAGGACGTTGTCACAATGACCGAGGCCGAGGGTGAGCCCGGGCATTTCGCCGCCCGCGTCCCGGCCAGCGGCTCGGGCCTCGTTCGACTTCGCTCTGGTGATCTCACCACCGTGGCCGCCCTGGGTCCGATCAATCCGTTGGAATATGCCGATCTGCGACCGATAGCGGATGTGCTGGATCCCTTTGTCGAAGCAACCGGCGGCGGTCTATTCGCGATTGGTGACGGCCCGGACGCCGCCCTGCCCGGGCTGCGCCGCACCCGCGCCAGTGCCGATCAGGCCGGACGCAGCTGGCTCGGCCTGCAGCGCAATGAACGCTATGTCGTGCGCGCCTCGACGCGAATCCCGCTATTGCCGGGACTGCTGCTGGTCATGCTGATCCTGACCATGCTGGGGCTGGGCTGGTGGCGCGAAGGTCGCTGA